The following proteins come from a genomic window of Aequorivita marisscotiae:
- the rpsB gene encoding 30S ribosomal protein S2 — translation MAKKVEVKDLLEAGVHFGHLTRKWNPNMAPYIYMERNGIHIINLYKTAAKIDEASEALKKIAASGRKILFVATKKQAKDIVAEKAKTANMPYITERWPGGMLTNFVTIRKAVKKMASIDRMKQDGTFNTLSKKERLAVDRLRAKLEKNLGSISDMSRLPAALFVVDTTREHIAVAEALKLKIPIFAMVDTNSDPRVIDYVIPSNDDASKSIESIMSIVSEAVIEGLSERKSGKEDDDDEAGMAKKAKAPKKDKEAKPVKKAKAEVPSTDEEDVEAMKEAKQPVRQKSKKQVLNEEE, via the coding sequence ATGGCAAAAAAAGTAGAAGTAAAAGACTTACTTGAAGCTGGTGTGCACTTTGGCCACCTAACCCGCAAATGGAACCCAAACATGGCACCGTATATTTATATGGAGCGCAACGGGATCCACATCATCAATCTTTACAAAACTGCTGCAAAAATAGACGAGGCAAGTGAAGCCCTTAAAAAAATTGCAGCCAGTGGACGCAAAATTCTTTTTGTAGCCACCAAAAAACAAGCAAAGGACATTGTTGCTGAAAAAGCAAAAACCGCTAACATGCCGTACATCACCGAAAGATGGCCAGGTGGTATGTTAACCAACTTTGTAACTATCCGTAAAGCCGTTAAGAAAATGGCTTCTATTGATAGAATGAAGCAAGACGGAACCTTTAACACCCTTTCTAAAAAAGAACGTTTGGCCGTAGATCGTCTTCGCGCAAAATTAGAGAAAAACTTAGGTTCTATTTCAGATATGAGCCGTCTTCCAGCTGCGCTATTTGTTGTAGATACAACCCGTGAGCACATTGCAGTTGCCGAAGCCTTAAAGCTAAAAATTCCAATCTTTGCTATGGTAGATACGAACAGTGACCCTCGCGTTATTGACTACGTAATTCCATCTAACGACGATGCTTCAAAATCTATTGAAAGCATTATGAGCATTGTTTCTGAAGCAGTAATCGAAGGACTTTCCGAAAGAAAATCTGGAAAAGAAGACGACGACGATGAAGCGGGAATGGCCAAAAAAGCAAAAGCACCTAAAAAGGACAAAGAAGCTAAGCCAGTAAAAAAAGCTAAAGCCGAAGTTCCTTCAACAGACGAAGAAGACGTTGAAGCAATGAAAGAAGCAAAGCAGCCTGTACGTCAAAAATCTAAGAAGCAGGTTTTAAACGAAGAAGAATAA
- the rpsI gene encoding 30S ribosomal protein S9: METIHKIGRRKTAVARVYLKEGKGNISINKRELENYFPTGTLQYKVKQPLVLTDNETTFDISVNVFGGGITGQAEAIRLAISRAMCTLNDENRGILKPEGLLTRDPRMVERKKFGQKKARKKFQFSKR; this comes from the coding sequence ATGGAGACAATTCACAAAATAGGAAGAAGAAAAACCGCTGTTGCACGTGTTTACCTTAAAGAAGGTAAAGGAAACATTAGCATCAACAAGCGTGAGTTGGAAAACTATTTTCCAACTGGAACACTTCAATATAAAGTAAAACAACCTTTAGTACTTACAGATAACGAAACTACTTTCGACATTAGTGTAAATGTATTTGGCGGTGGAATTACAGGCCAAGCAGAAGCAATTCGTCTTGCTATTTCTCGCGCTATGTGCACACTTAACGACGAAAATCGCGGCATCTTAAAACCAGAAGGTTTACTTACAAGAGATCCAAGAATGGTAGAGCGTAAGAAATTCGGACAGAAGAAAGCTCGTAAGAAATTCCAGTTCTCTAAACGTTAA
- a CDS encoding T9SS type A sorting domain-containing protein, with protein MKHIILFLTIPFFQSSFAQDIKLFDNIWYLHNLSIGGNNYIPPSNDEVNFVSLNFFEPDQMETMVCDVLSADVNFTGLDQFNLFNAGSTFDDCQIQANTDFEILYLDNFFEAHLNDDFNYFIEIDGNDEKILTITNSSNDQAIYGDHILSSQDFYSSQFAILPNPAKNELFLTSKYTSGTLTLKIFNIEGKLLSTQTLEVANKTSIDVSSLTSGIYFLNIEDENGNTTTKKFIKQ; from the coding sequence ATGAAACATATAATTTTATTTCTCACAATACCTTTTTTTCAGTCAAGTTTTGCTCAAGATATAAAGCTTTTTGACAATATCTGGTATCTACATAATCTTTCTATTGGAGGTAATAATTATATACCCCCATCTAATGATGAAGTTAATTTTGTTTCTTTAAATTTCTTTGAACCAGATCAAATGGAAACGATGGTTTGTGATGTTTTATCTGCAGATGTCAACTTCACTGGTTTAGATCAGTTTAACCTTTTTAATGCAGGCTCGACTTTTGACGATTGTCAAATTCAAGCGAATACAGATTTTGAAATTTTATATTTAGATAATTTTTTTGAGGCTCATCTAAATGATGATTTTAATTATTTTATTGAAATAGATGGAAATGACGAAAAAATACTGACAATAACAAACTCTTCTAACGACCAAGCCATTTACGGCGATCACATTTTATCTAGTCAAGATTTTTACAGTTCTCAATTCGCAATCCTTCCAAACCCCGCTAAAAACGAATTGTTCTTAACTTCAAAATACACATCAGGAACCCTAACCCTAAAAATCTTCAACATTGAAGGCAAACTATTAAGCACCCAAACTTTAGAAGTTGCAAATAAAACCTCCATAGATGTTTCAAGCTTAACAAGCGGCATCTACTTTCTAAACATAGAAGATGAAAACGGCAACACCACTACCAAAAAATTCATAAAGCAGTGA
- a CDS encoding T9SS type A sorting domain-containing protein: MKTKLFYIFFGISTLMISQNSEKLLPPLNPSFHPANIEKTECITDSQRQVVRQQIALNRQAILQKNPNAFQHRGGHPLFILPIRPKAGFDDYGYYIINNQVDHNLTPNGNLLDYECGDRTYDWGNGNHEGTDYVLWPYPWKRMQEEIMEIVAAAPGTIIDKRDGHFDLNCVNNGNPNWNGIIIEHSDGSQAWYWHFKDGAITSKNIGDTVAEGEYLGAAGSSGSSTIPHLHFEIYDANNNLIDPYEGPCNSMNAESWFVDQPDYYVPEINRLSTHNSTNFDDECGVVENTYEELNFEPGETVYFRIFYRDLQTDSDTHIIVKRPDNSVLYDYVFTSPWPFYTGAYAQWEYPVDGSWPDGVYTITAEFGGNTYETIFGVNTNLGIEELDRSNISIYPNPTANQLYIKANSQIESIILYDLLGKKVVETAPLAKNAELNIASLKTGMYLAIISSEGKKTVRKIVKE, from the coding sequence ATGAAGACAAAATTATTTTACATTTTTTTTGGAATTTCTACATTGATGATTTCCCAAAATTCAGAAAAGCTATTACCTCCATTAAATCCTTCATTTCATCCTGCCAATATTGAAAAGACCGAATGTATCACCGATTCACAAAGACAAGTAGTACGACAACAAATTGCCTTAAATAGGCAAGCAATACTCCAGAAAAACCCAAATGCATTTCAACATCGGGGTGGACATCCTTTATTTATACTGCCCATTAGGCCCAAAGCTGGTTTTGATGATTATGGTTATTACATAATCAATAACCAAGTAGATCACAATTTAACCCCAAATGGAAACCTATTGGATTATGAATGTGGCGATCGTACGTATGATTGGGGAAACGGTAATCATGAAGGTACAGACTATGTACTTTGGCCGTACCCCTGGAAGCGGATGCAAGAAGAAATTATGGAAATAGTGGCCGCCGCCCCGGGAACCATTATTGATAAACGTGATGGCCATTTTGACTTGAACTGTGTAAACAACGGCAACCCTAACTGGAATGGCATCATTATAGAACATTCCGATGGTTCACAGGCGTGGTATTGGCATTTTAAGGACGGTGCTATTACGTCAAAAAATATTGGCGACACCGTTGCAGAAGGTGAATATTTGGGCGCTGCGGGTAGCTCCGGCAGCAGTACCATTCCACATTTGCATTTTGAAATTTATGATGCAAACAATAATTTAATAGACCCTTATGAAGGCCCGTGCAACAGTATGAATGCCGAGAGTTGGTTTGTAGATCAGCCAGATTATTACGTTCCAGAAATTAATAGACTTTCCACCCATAATTCCACCAACTTTGATGATGAATGTGGCGTGGTAGAGAATACCTATGAAGAACTTAATTTTGAACCTGGAGAAACGGTTTATTTTCGAATTTTTTACCGAGACCTACAAACAGATAGCGATACCCATATTATAGTAAAAAGACCGGATAATTCAGTACTTTATGATTATGTATTTACATCGCCTTGGCCTTTTTACACAGGTGCCTATGCCCAATGGGAATACCCGGTAGATGGCAGCTGGCCAGATGGTGTCTATACCATTACTGCTGAATTTGGAGGAAACACCTATGAAACTATTTTTGGAGTGAATACAAATTTGGGTATTGAAGAGTTGGATCGTTCAAATATTTCAATATACCCAAACCCTACAGCCAACCAATTATATATTAAAGCCAATTCACAAATTGAAAGTATTATTCTTTATGACCTCTTGGGAAAAAAAGTAGTGGAAACCGCTCCTTTAGCTAAAAATGCCGAGCTAAACATAGCATCCCTAAAAACGGGCATGTACCTAGCCATTATTTCTTCCGAAGGGAAAAAAACGGTTAGAAAAATCGTGAAGGAATAA
- a CDS encoding T9SS type A sorting domain-containing protein: protein MKTFITIFILALSTNAFAQDPQLFENDWYLQNVIIDGQDNFPPSNDDVPFITITFIQNNFFISTYVCDALEGTVIYTNSEFLVNGWSMTLGGCFGPFAQENTLFQGIYLDTFFVGNVDDPFNYNIIDESNSKTLVITSSSGDEAIYSNQLLSMNNFEISKFSIHPNPAQNELFITAQNTTENLKIKIFNIEGKLVSTQNITLPDQKAIDVSQLVSGIYFLNIEEENGNTTTKKFIKQ, encoded by the coding sequence ATGAAAACCTTTATAACCATATTCATCCTGGCCCTTAGCACAAACGCTTTTGCCCAAGACCCACAACTTTTTGAAAATGACTGGTATCTTCAAAACGTAATAATTGACGGACAAGATAATTTTCCACCCTCAAATGATGATGTGCCTTTTATTACTATCACCTTTATTCAAAATAATTTTTTTATTAGCACTTATGTATGTGATGCATTAGAAGGCACAGTAATTTATACTAATTCTGAATTTTTAGTTAATGGTTGGAGCATGACTCTTGGTGGTTGTTTTGGACCATTTGCACAAGAAAACACCCTTTTCCAGGGTATTTATCTTGACACTTTTTTTGTTGGTAATGTTGACGATCCCTTCAATTATAATATTATTGACGAGAGCAACAGTAAAACTTTGGTTATAACTTCCTCAAGTGGCGATGAAGCAATATATAGTAATCAGTTATTATCGATGAATAATTTTGAGATTTCCAAATTCTCCATCCACCCCAACCCCGCCCAAAACGAACTCTTTATTACAGCACAAAACACCACAGAAAATCTAAAAATCAAAATCTTCAACATAGAAGGCAAACTAGTAAGCACCCAAAACATAACGCTTCCAGACCAAAAAGCAATAGATGTCTCCCAACTTGTCAGCGGCATCTATTTTCTAAATATTGAAGAAGAAAACGGCAACACCACCACCAAAAAGTTTATTAAACAATGA
- a CDS encoding T9SS type A sorting domain-containing protein: MKTFITIFILALSTNAFAQITQIPDPVFEQALIDLGIDSDGIVNGQVLTSDVETVISLNLNHKGIDDITGIEDFAALEILDVTGNYLLVLDVSNNLQLKELYCSSDSAGFNMPVSSLDLTNNTNLEILYGENLIFLESLDAKNGNNGILNITLPCEFEGEPCQLTELDCVKVDDELAANNNEPPYNGWYLAANFVYSEDCILGVSENNSSTYSIHPNPAKNELFITAQNTAGNLKVKIFNIEGKLLSTQTLEVANKTSIDVSSLTSGIYFLNIEDENGITIIKKFVKE, from the coding sequence GTGAAAACCTTTATAACCATATTCATCCTGGCCCTTAGCACAAACGCTTTTGCACAAATAACCCAAATTCCAGATCCTGTTTTTGAACAGGCCCTTATTGACCTTGGTATCGACAGTGATGGCATCGTTAACGGCCAGGTGCTTACAAGTGATGTAGAAACAGTCATATCACTTAATCTTAATCATAAAGGTATAGATGACATAACAGGCATTGAAGACTTTGCAGCACTGGAAATTTTAGATGTCACCGGAAACTACCTATTGGTTTTGGATGTTAGCAATAATCTCCAGTTAAAGGAACTCTATTGTAGTAGTGATTCGGCAGGGTTTAATATGCCGGTTAGTTCTTTAGATTTAACCAATAATACCAATTTAGAAATTTTATATGGTGAAAATTTAATCTTTTTGGAATCCCTTGATGCAAAAAACGGAAACAATGGCATACTCAATATTACGCTCCCCTGCGAGTTTGAGGGAGAGCCCTGCCAACTTACAGAGCTTGACTGTGTAAAAGTAGATGATGAATTAGCCGCAAACAATAACGAACCCCCATACAATGGCTGGTATTTGGCAGCAAATTTTGTTTATTCCGAAGATTGTATTTTAGGAGTCTCTGAGAATAACTCTTCTACATATTCCATCCACCCCAACCCCGCAAAAAACGAACTCTTTATTACTGCACAGAACACAGCAGGAAACCTAAAAGTAAAAATCTTTAATATAGAGGGCAAACTATTAAGCACCCAAACTTTAGAAGTTGCAAATAAAACCTCCATAGATGTTTCAAGCTTAACAAGCGGCATCTACTTTCTAAATATAGAAGATGAAAACGGCATTACAATTATTAAAAAGTTTGTAAAAGAATAG
- a CDS encoding pyruvate carboxylase: MKIKKVLVANRGEIAIRVLRACSEINLKTVAVYTYEDRYSQHRYKADESYQIGENDQPLKPYLDGNAIIALAKSKGVDAIHPGYGFLSENSEFVRNCAKNGLVFIGPDPKVMDALGDKITAKKIAEKCNVPIIKSNTKKLTSLKVALSEAATIGYPLMLKAASGGGGRGMRIVRNNDDLKNNFESARSESLNAFGDDTMFLEKYVEDPKHLEVQIVADNHGTIRHLFERDCSVQRRHQKVIEVAPSYNVSKKVKDALYKYALKIAEEVKYNNVGTVEFLVDKDDNVFFIEVNPRIQVEHTVTEMVTGIDLIKTQIFIAGGYKLSDKQIKIYDQESLATYGFAMQCRLTTEDPENNFTPDYGTITTYRSAGGMGIRLDAGSIYQSYSVSPFFDSMLVKVSAHGRTLDGAVRKMSRALREFRIRGVKTNIHFLQNVIHSETFKDGKATVNFIANTPSLFDIKLPQDRTSKIVNYLGEVIVNGNPDVKTFDKNRIFRTPKIPKFEAEKEFPKGTKDLLTELGPEKFCLWLKEDKKIHYTDTTIRDAHQSLLATRMRSYDMLQVAESFAKNHPNTFSIEMWGGATFDVCLRFLNESPWTRLRELRKLMPNILFQMLLRGSNGVGYKAYPDNLIEKFIETSWENGIDIFRIFDSLNWVKAMEPSINYVRNKTGGIAQAAISYTGDILDPKETKYTLKYYTQLAKDLENAGAHMIAIKDMAGLLKPYAAAELVAALKNTVKIPLHLHTHDTSSIQSATYLKAIEAGVDVVDVALGGLSGLTSQPNFNSIVEMMRNQPRENKFDINKLNEFSNYWEDVREKYYPFESGLKAGTAEVYQHEIPGGQYSNLRPQSEALGLGDRFHEVKKMYAQVNEMFGNLVKVTPSSKVVGDMAIFMVTNNLTPEDVMQRGEAISFPESVINFFKGDLGQPLGGFPKELQKIILKNNTSYTDRPNAHLEPIDFDSEFKVFRKKFQQGFTRPIEFEDFLSYSLYPRVFEDAHEKYKKYGNVAILATENFFYGMKLQEEAIIELEPGKSIIVKLLSVGIPNEDGVRIVFFSVNGENRFIEIKDKSIKVEKEVHVKVDPQDSNQYGAPLQGSLYKILVKKGQEIKKNDHLFIIEAMKMESTITANKAGKVKSISLKPGTMVMKDDLIVTLE, from the coding sequence ATGAAAATTAAAAAAGTGTTGGTTGCTAATCGTGGCGAAATAGCCATTCGAGTTTTACGCGCTTGTTCAGAAATAAATTTAAAAACAGTTGCCGTTTACACTTACGAAGACCGCTATTCGCAACATCGTTACAAAGCTGACGAATCTTACCAAATTGGCGAAAACGACCAACCTTTAAAACCGTATTTAGACGGTAATGCCATAATTGCATTGGCAAAATCTAAAGGCGTAGATGCCATTCATCCCGGATACGGATTTTTATCCGAAAACTCTGAATTTGTCCGAAATTGCGCAAAAAACGGACTGGTATTTATAGGGCCAGACCCGAAGGTTATGGACGCTTTGGGCGATAAAATTACCGCCAAAAAAATTGCCGAAAAATGCAATGTTCCCATTATAAAAAGCAATACAAAAAAACTTACTTCACTTAAAGTTGCACTTTCTGAAGCAGCTACCATTGGCTACCCATTAATGTTGAAAGCGGCTTCCGGTGGTGGTGGACGCGGCATGCGTATTGTTAGAAATAACGACGATCTAAAAAATAATTTTGAATCTGCCCGAAGCGAATCGCTTAACGCATTTGGAGACGACACAATGTTTCTCGAAAAATATGTGGAAGATCCCAAGCATTTAGAAGTGCAAATTGTGGCAGATAACCACGGTACCATTCGCCATTTGTTTGAACGCGATTGCTCTGTACAAAGAAGGCACCAAAAAGTTATTGAAGTTGCACCTTCGTATAACGTTTCAAAAAAAGTAAAAGATGCTCTTTATAAATACGCTTTAAAAATTGCAGAAGAGGTAAAATACAACAATGTAGGTACCGTAGAATTTTTGGTAGATAAAGACGATAATGTGTTCTTTATCGAGGTAAATCCGCGCATTCAAGTAGAACACACAGTTACCGAAATGGTAACGGGAATAGACCTTATAAAAACGCAAATTTTTATTGCCGGCGGGTATAAACTTTCAGACAAACAAATTAAAATTTACGATCAGGAATCGCTTGCAACCTATGGTTTCGCCATGCAATGCCGATTAACTACCGAAGATCCCGAAAACAATTTTACCCCAGATTACGGAACCATTACAACCTACAGAAGTGCTGGCGGAATGGGAATTCGGCTAGATGCCGGAAGTATTTACCAATCGTACAGCGTTAGTCCGTTTTTTGATTCTATGCTCGTTAAAGTTTCGGCGCACGGCAGAACGTTAGACGGCGCGGTACGAAAAATGTCGCGTGCTCTACGCGAATTTCGTATTCGCGGAGTAAAAACAAACATTCACTTTCTTCAAAATGTAATACATAGTGAAACGTTTAAGGACGGAAAAGCGACCGTTAATTTTATTGCCAATACTCCTTCACTTTTCGATATAAAATTACCACAGGATCGCACTTCAAAAATTGTAAATTATTTAGGTGAAGTAATAGTAAATGGTAATCCGGACGTAAAAACTTTTGATAAAAACAGAATTTTTAGAACACCAAAAATTCCAAAGTTTGAAGCCGAGAAAGAATTTCCGAAAGGCACAAAAGATCTGCTCACCGAACTGGGACCAGAGAAATTCTGCCTTTGGTTAAAGGAAGATAAAAAAATTCATTATACAGATACAACCATCCGCGATGCGCATCAATCCCTGCTCGCAACTCGTATGCGCAGTTACGATATGTTGCAAGTTGCAGAAAGTTTTGCTAAAAACCATCCCAACACTTTTAGTATTGAAATGTGGGGCGGCGCTACTTTTGATGTCTGCCTTCGGTTTTTAAATGAAAGTCCGTGGACACGATTACGCGAGCTTCGCAAATTGATGCCGAATATACTTTTCCAAATGTTACTTCGTGGTTCAAATGGCGTGGGTTATAAAGCCTATCCCGATAATTTAATCGAAAAATTTATTGAAACCTCCTGGGAAAACGGAATAGACATTTTCAGAATTTTCGACTCGTTAAACTGGGTAAAAGCCATGGAGCCGAGCATAAATTACGTTCGCAATAAAACGGGCGGCATTGCGCAAGCCGCCATTAGTTATACCGGCGATATTCTCGATCCGAAAGAAACAAAATACACTTTAAAATACTATACCCAACTCGCCAAAGATCTGGAAAATGCAGGCGCGCATATGATTGCCATTAAAGATATGGCGGGTCTTTTAAAACCGTATGCCGCGGCAGAACTTGTTGCAGCGTTAAAAAACACGGTAAAAATTCCGTTGCATTTGCATACGCACGATACTTCCTCCATTCAATCTGCCACCTATTTAAAAGCCATTGAAGCGGGGGTAGATGTAGTAGATGTGGCCTTGGGCGGGCTTTCGGGACTTACCTCCCAACCCAACTTTAATTCAATAGTTGAAATGATGCGCAACCAACCGCGCGAAAATAAATTCGATATTAATAAATTGAACGAATTTTCAAATTATTGGGAAGATGTTCGTGAAAAATATTATCCGTTTGAATCCGGCTTAAAAGCGGGAACTGCTGAGGTTTACCAACATGAAATTCCCGGGGGGCAGTATTCAAATTTACGTCCACAATCCGAAGCCCTCGGTTTGGGTGATCGCTTTCACGAAGTAAAAAAAATGTACGCGCAGGTAAACGAAATGTTCGGAAATCTGGTAAAAGTTACGCCAAGCTCAAAAGTAGTGGGCGATATGGCTATTTTTATGGTAACCAATAACCTTACGCCCGAAGATGTAATGCAGCGCGGCGAAGCCATTTCGTTTCCAGAATCTGTAATTAATTTCTTTAAAGGCGATTTAGGACAACCTTTGGGTGGCTTTCCAAAAGAACTTCAAAAAATAATTCTGAAGAACAACACTTCCTATACCGATAGGCCCAATGCCCATTTGGAGCCGATAGATTTTGATTCAGAATTTAAAGTATTCAGAAAAAAGTTTCAGCAAGGATTTACCCGACCCATAGAATTTGAAGATTTTCTATCGTATAGTTTATATCCCCGTGTTTTTGAAGATGCCCACGAAAAATATAAAAAATACGGCAATGTGGCCATTTTAGCTACTGAAAATTTCTTTTATGGAATGAAGCTTCAGGAGGAAGCTATTATAGAATTGGAACCCGGAAAATCTATTATTGTAAAATTGCTTTCTGTAGGAATTCCCAATGAAGATGGAGTTCGTATTGTATTCTTTTCAGTAAATGGTGAAAACCGTTTTATAGAAATTAAAGACAAATCTATTAAAGTGGAAAAAGAAGTTCACGTAAAAGTAGATCCGCAAGACAGCAATCAATACGGTGCTCCACTACAAGGAAGTTTGTATAAAATTTTGGTGAAAAAAGGGCAGGAAATAAAAAAGAACGATCACCTTTTTATTATTGAAGCCATGAAAATGGAAAGCACAATTACGGCGAACAAAGCTGGAAAAGTAAAATCAATTTCTTTAAAACCGGGAACGATGGTAATGAAGGATGATTTGATTGTGACTTTGGAGTAA
- the tsf gene encoding translation elongation factor Ts, whose translation MAKITAAEVNKLRQATGAGMMDCKKALVEAEGNMEEAISILRKKGQKVAEKRADRESSEGVATVKVNSDNTKGVAISLNCETDFVAKNDSFVEMANKMAEIALGTSSKDELLASDFDGMTIAEKLTEQTGVIGEKIEIGGYEILEAPFVGSYVHVNKIAALTGLSKAVDNAEELAKDVSMQVASMGATTLSYKDFDPEFVASETEARIAVIEKDNIELGRLGKTLKNVPKYISRAQLTPEVLAQAEEDAKADLKAEGKPEQIWDKILPGKIERFISDNTTLDHEKALLDQNFIKDDKKSVADYVKSYGDVEVVGFKRVSLA comes from the coding sequence ATGGCAAAAATAACAGCCGCAGAAGTAAATAAGCTAAGACAAGCTACCGGAGCTGGAATGATGGACTGTAAAAAGGCATTAGTTGAAGCAGAAGGAAATATGGAAGAAGCGATTTCAATCCTTAGAAAAAAAGGACAAAAAGTTGCAGAAAAAAGAGCAGACCGCGAATCTAGTGAAGGTGTTGCTACTGTAAAAGTAAATTCAGACAATACAAAAGGCGTGGCAATATCGTTAAATTGCGAAACCGACTTTGTTGCCAAAAACGATTCTTTCGTTGAAATGGCAAACAAAATGGCCGAAATCGCATTAGGCACCTCTTCAAAAGACGAGCTATTAGCTTCAGATTTTGACGGAATGACCATTGCTGAAAAATTAACCGAGCAAACTGGTGTTATTGGCGAGAAAATAGAAATTGGTGGTTACGAAATACTGGAAGCTCCATTTGTAGGTTCTTATGTACACGTAAATAAAATTGCTGCGTTAACTGGCCTTTCAAAAGCAGTTGATAACGCAGAGGAGTTAGCAAAGGACGTATCAATGCAGGTTGCTTCTATGGGAGCCACTACACTATCTTATAAAGATTTTGATCCAGAATTTGTTGCTTCTGAAACTGAAGCTCGAATCGCCGTTATTGAAAAAGATAACATCGAGTTAGGTCGTTTGGGCAAAACGCTTAAAAACGTTCCTAAGTACATTTCTAGAGCACAATTAACTCCTGAAGTTTTAGCACAAGCTGAAGAAGACGCAAAAGCCGATTTAAAAGCGGAAGGCAAGCCAGAGCAAATCTGGGACAAGATTCTTCCAGGTAAAATTGAGCGTTTCATTAGTGATAACACTACACTTGACCACGAAAAAGCATTACTTGACCAAAACTTTATTAAAGACGACAAAAAAAGCGTTGCAGATTACGTAAAATCGTATGGTGATGTTGAAGTAGTTGGTTTTAAAAGAGTTTCTTTAGCATAA
- the rplM gene encoding 50S ribosomal protein L13, protein MDTLSYKTVSANKATVVKEWLLVDADGQALGRLASEVAKLLRGKHKPSFTPHVDCGDNVIIINAGKINLTGNKWADKTYIRHTGYPGGQRSLTATEMYKKDPARLVEKAVKGMLPKNKLGADIFRNLKVYADANHGQEAQKPRAINFNDNK, encoded by the coding sequence ATGGATACATTAAGTTACAAAACAGTATCTGCCAATAAGGCAACCGTTGTAAAGGAATGGTTACTGGTAGATGCGGACGGGCAAGCATTGGGTCGTCTTGCAAGCGAAGTTGCTAAATTACTTCGCGGTAAGCACAAACCAAGTTTCACCCCACACGTAGATTGCGGTGACAACGTAATTATTATTAACGCTGGTAAAATTAACCTTACTGGTAACAAATGGGCCGATAAAACCTACATTCGCCACACAGGTTATCCTGGTGGGCAGCGAAGTCTTACCGCTACAGAAATGTACAAAAAAGACCCTGCAAGGCTTGTTGAAAAAGCAGTAAAAGGAATGCTTCCTAAAAACAAACTGGGCGCAGATATCTTCAGAAACTTAAAAGTTTATGCAGATGCAAACCACGGACAAGAGGCACAAAAACCTAGAGCTATTAACTTTAACGACAACAAGTAA